CGGTCGAGCGCACCGCGACCTCGCCGCCGAGCCGCTCCGTCTCGTAGCGCAGCGCGGACAGCCCGACGCCGCGGCCGGAATACTCGGTCACCTCGTCTTTGGAGGACAGCTCGCCGTGGAACGCGAGCAGCATCGCCTCCTCGTCGCCGAGCGCATCGGCTTCCCCGCCGCTCAGCACGCCGAGCTCCACGGCTTTCCGCTTCAGCTTGCCGACGTCGATCCCGCGGCCGTCGTCGGAGACGCTCAGCTCGATCGTGTCGCCCTCGAGCGAGACCGCGCAGCGGATGCGTCCGTATTCCGGCTTGCCGGCCGCGAGCCGTTCGTCGGGCCCTTCCAGCCCGTGGTCGACCGCGTTGCGGAACACGTGGACGAGCGAGCGGGTCAAATCGAGGTACGCGTCGCCGTCCACGAGGAAATCGCCGCCCTCGATGTCGAACGGCGCCACCATCTTATCGAACCGCTCCGAGAGGCCGAGCACGTAATCCGGATACGAGGCGAGCAGCTCGCGGAACGGCTTGTACCGGATTTTGCGCAGCTCCGGCAGCAGCAGGCTGCAGTCGGCGGGGGAGAGGGTCGCCATCATTTTGCGTTCGAGCTCCATAATTTTGGAGCGGTCGACGAGCAGCACGTGCTCCTGCTCGAAGAACGCGTCGCCGAGCACGCCGCGCAGCACGTCCTGCTCCTCTTCGAGCCAAGAGAGCATGCGGAGCTCGCGGAGCCGGTCCGCGGCCTCGGCCGCCGAGGGCGGATCGCTTCGCTTGCTCCATGCCGAAATCGTCGATTCCACGCCGTGCAGCCGATCGGCCATGCGGGACATGCCGATTTGAGCGAAGCTGCCTTTGAACGTGTGCACGGTCCGGAACAAATCGAACAAGGCCGATTTCATCTCCGCGTCGGGCACGCCGGCGTCGAACGGCGCAGCGCACCATTCCGAGAACGATCGCGCGAGCGACGCGTATTGGTTGTAGTCGACGACGACTTTGACGACCATCTGCAGCGTGTTTCGCTCCTGCTCCATGCGGCTTTGCAGCAGTTTTTTTTCCGTGACGTCGGTCAGGATGACCATGCATTGTTCCTTCGCGCCGCCGGCCGCCGAACGGTCCGCGATCATGGCGTATTCGACCTGCACGTGCTTCTGTCCGACGGTCGTCTCGTCCGGCAGCAGCGGGAGAAGCACTTGGCGCCGCGCCGGGTCGCGTTCGGCGAACAGCTTGCCGAGCAGGCTCGCGATGAAGCGCCGCTGTTCTTCGTCGCCGGAAGCGAGCATGTCGGGGAACGGGCGCCCCGCGATCGGCTCGCCGTACAGCCGGAGGCATTCGCGGCTGTATTCTTCGTCGACGAGCAATTCCGGGCCGAACGTCAAAAATCCTTGCTTCGCGTTGTCGAGCAGGTTGCGGACGCTGCGCTCCCGCTCGGTAAGGAGCGCCTGCGCTTCCTGAAGCTGCCGCTTCGAGCGGGTCAACTCGTCGTGCTGCGCTTCCAGCTCGTCGTACTGCTCTTCCAGCGTCGCCTTCTGGCGCTGCTGCTCATCGGCGTAGCGCTTCATTTTATCCATAATCCGGTTGGTGGAGTTCATGAGCGATTCGATTTCGCGGAGCGGACGTTTGAGCTCGATTTTCGCTTCCAGCGTGCTCTCGTAATCGTCGTCGGCGATCGCGCGCACCTTCTGTTCGAGCTGAGCGATCGGCGCGATCAAGGGGGCGGTCAATAGAAGAATGACCAGCTTCGACAGCAGCAGGCCGATCAGGAACAACCCGAATAAGACGACGGCGATGACGAACGTCAGCGCGAGCGGGATGAGCGGGTTGACGCCGACCTTGATCGTGCCGTGCGTCTCGCCGGTCGATTCGTCGACGAGCGGCTTTACGCTTTCGGTTTTATAGTACTCTATCAATTTCGAAACCGATTCGTCCTGGATTCGAACCATTTGCGGTACGTTGGAGTAGACCGTCTCGCCGTGCAGCAGCAGCTCGACGTAGATCGCGTCTTCCATCACTTTCGGCTCGACGCCCCAGCGTCCGTCTTCGTTCGTGACTTCGTAAAGCCATGTCGCTTGCTCGTATTTCGTCACTCTTTCGATCCGTTCGAGAATCCAGCCGTTCGCGGCGGGATCGTCGGGATCGAGTTCCGACAACGTAGAGGCGCCGAAGGAATGGAGGATCGTAGGGGAGGTGACGTCTTCCGCGATCGAGGAGGCGAAATAGTTGGAGAGCGAATAGCTGACCGTCCGGAACAAGCCGACGAACAAGGCCATCAGCACGAGGGAGAACAGCAGCAAATTCATAAACGATAAATAATGCATGTTGCGAACGATGCGCTTGCGCAGCGTTCTTCGGTTTTTCCGCGGCTTCGCGAGTCCCGGCGCGGGCGGAGGATGCAGGCCCGAAGTCGGAGGACTCGCCGAGGCGGTTGGGTGGTTGGTAGCAGTCATCGGCAGCATGTCACCTAGTTTCTATGATCTTGAACGCAGGTCTATTATAGTAGAGGGGAGACGGCTTGGTAAACCTTCTCAGGTCTAGGTTGAGCGGCGGCAAAAGCCATTGATTTCCAAATAACGCTAAGATATAATAGAAGCACTCTATCTATGAAATATACGCCGGAGGGGGAACCGCATCATGTCGATCGAAGCCGCGATGCTAAAGCGCGACGTCGTTTACGCGATGTACGGCAAGGTTAAGGATATGGCCGTACAGCAGTCCGCGCAGCTGCTGGCCGACTTCGCGGACGCCCAACCGAAGACGCCGCAGGCGGCGCCGGCCCCGCATCCGTTTCTCGGCGGCGCGCTGGACGTGAAAGCATAAACCAGGTCCCTTGGACGAGACGGTCCAGGGGCTTTTCTTTTCTGCAAAGGAGATGGATGTCCATGAGAAGCATAACGATCCTTCCGAAATTGAAAGAGCCGGAGCTCCGCCGCATCCGCGACGCTGCGCCGGGCTGGACGATTCATGCCGGCGAGGCGGCGACGAACGAGGCCGTCCGCGAGTCCGAAATCGTCGTCGGCTGGCGCGACGGCTTGGAGCGGGAGCTGCTCGCGGACGGCGCGCGGCTGCGCTGGCTGCAAAGCTGGAGCGCGGGGATGGATCACCTCGACATCGACCGCTTTCTGGAGCGCGGCGTTTATTTGACGAGCGCGAACGGCGTCCATGCGTTCCCGATTTCGGAGACGATCTTCGCGATGCTGCTCGCCTTTACGCGCAAGCTGCACGTCTATGTCCGCAACCAGTCGCGGCGCGTCTGGGACCACGGGGGCCTTAAGCTCGAGCTGCACGGCAAGACGCTCGGCCTGATCGGGGTCGGGGCGATCGGCGAGGAGACGGCGCGCATCGCGAAGGCGGGCTTCGGCATGCGGGTGCTCGGGGTGCGGCGTTCGGCGAAGCCTTCGCCGAACGTCGACGCGATGTATCCGCCTTCGGAGCTCGCGAGCATGCTGGCCGAATGCGATTACGTCGTCAACGCGGCGCCGGCGACGAACGAGACGCGGCGGATGTTCGGCGAGCGCGAGTTCGCGGCCATGAAGCCGACGGCGTTTTTCGTCAACGTCGGCAGAGGCGCCGCCGTCGACGAGGCGGCGCTCGCCGCCGCGCTGCAGGAAGGCCGGATCGCCGGGGCGGGGCTAGACGTGTTCGAGGAGGAGCCGCTGCCGCCGGAGC
The nucleotide sequence above comes from Paenibacillus sp.. Encoded proteins:
- a CDS encoding D-2-hydroxyacid dehydrogenase, with the protein product MSMRSITILPKLKEPELRRIRDAAPGWTIHAGEAATNEAVRESEIVVGWRDGLERELLADGARLRWLQSWSAGMDHLDIDRFLERGVYLTSANGVHAFPISETIFAMLLAFTRKLHVYVRNQSRRVWDHGGLKLELHGKTLGLIGVGAIGEETARIAKAGFGMRVLGVRRSAKPSPNVDAMYPPSELASMLAECDYVVNAAPATNETRRMFGEREFAAMKPTAFFVNVGRGAAVDEAALAAALQEGRIAGAGLDVFEEEPLPPEHPLWAMDNVIVTPHSAGSTEHYNARAVDIFLDNLAMYLDGLPPARNLLGDAKRY
- a CDS encoding ATP-binding protein; this encodes MTATNHPTASASPPTSGLHPPPAPGLAKPRKNRRTLRKRIVRNMHYLSFMNLLLFSLVLMALFVGLFRTVSYSLSNYFASSIAEDVTSPTILHSFGASTLSELDPDDPAANGWILERIERVTKYEQATWLYEVTNEDGRWGVEPKVMEDAIYVELLLHGETVYSNVPQMVRIQDESVSKLIEYYKTESVKPLVDESTGETHGTIKVGVNPLIPLALTFVIAVVLFGLFLIGLLLSKLVILLLTAPLIAPIAQLEQKVRAIADDDYESTLEAKIELKRPLREIESLMNSTNRIMDKMKRYADEQQRQKATLEEQYDELEAQHDELTRSKRQLQEAQALLTERERSVRNLLDNAKQGFLTFGPELLVDEEYSRECLRLYGEPIAGRPFPDMLASGDEEQRRFIASLLGKLFAERDPARRQVLLPLLPDETTVGQKHVQVEYAMIADRSAAGGAKEQCMVILTDVTEKKLLQSRMEQERNTLQMVVKVVVDYNQYASLARSFSEWCAAPFDAGVPDAEMKSALFDLFRTVHTFKGSFAQIGMSRMADRLHGVESTISAWSKRSDPPSAAEAADRLRELRMLSWLEEEQDVLRGVLGDAFFEQEHVLLVDRSKIMELERKMMATLSPADCSLLLPELRKIRYKPFRELLASYPDYVLGLSERFDKMVAPFDIEGGDFLVDGDAYLDLTRSLVHVFRNAVDHGLEGPDERLAAGKPEYGRIRCAVSLEGDTIELSVSDDGRGIDVGKLKRKAVELGVLSGGEADALGDEEAMLLAFHGELSSKDEVTEYSGRGVGLSALRYETERLGGEVAVRSTVGGGTVFTVTLPYDSLSRLPDVTPASLLLPIAETAAAFFESHAELGFTFGDVRAEVGGKMALRNFSTFMPVQGACNGMFVLTMDEPTADALTERLAYGELTPEEKRLYTEDTLAETANIVFGNSLRAMDALEAYLQIDPPITVFTQGASMKVAESEMWSVDLLGTAGGVGIGFIKM